From the genome of Ctenopharyngodon idella isolate HZGC_01 chromosome 23, HZGC01, whole genome shotgun sequence, one region includes:
- the lztfl1 gene encoding leucine zipper transcription factor-like protein 1 isoform X2 yields MLDPNVNALYLILETFIFTPCHDKTPHYPAVMADFGFNEHHQNEVINYMRFARSKRTLRLKTIDSCFQDLKDSRLIEETYTVDEVSDMLDGLQVLVRGEVEMELINTAHTNVLLLRQLFSQAEKFYLRLQTDISELENRELLEQVAEFEKTDFKPNSKVNQESSKPKLAPLNEGGVSELLQKEISRLQEDNDKLKARLRTLESQAMSALDDKSKAERALKDLQKSQGDHQEIANLEGTVAAMQADFEKTLNANVASQKDLQDSLVSAKHDLLRVQEQLSLAEKELEKKFQQTAAYRNMKEILTKKNEQIKDLRKRLQRYESDE; encoded by the exons ATGCTCGATCCTAATGTTAACGCACTATATTTAATTCTAGAAACGTTTATTTTTACTCCTTGTCACGATAAAACTCCGCATTACCCTGCTGTAATG GCTGATTTTGGGTTTAATGAGCACCATCAGAACGAGGTGATAAACTACATGCGGTTTGCCCGCTCTAAACGGACCTTGAGACTGAAGACAATTGACTCCTGTTTCCAAGACTTGAAGGACAGTAG GCTCATAGAGGAAACTTATACGGTGGATGAGGTGTCTGACATGCTTGACGGGCTGCAGGTGCTGGTGCGTGGAGAAGTGGAGATGGAACTCATAAACACAGCTCACACTAATGTGCTTCTGCTGCGACAACTCTTTTCCCAGGCGGAGAAATTCTATCTGAGACTGCAAACAGACATTTCTGAGCTGGAGAACAG AGAGTTACTGGAGCAAGTAGCTGAGTTTGAGAAGACTGATTTCAAACCCAACAGCAAG GTAAATCAGGAGTCCAGTAAGCCAAAATTAGCACCGCTGAATGAAGGAGGTGTTTCTGAACTACTccagaag gaGATTTCCAGACTACAAGAGGACAATGACAAATTGAAAGCTAGACTCAGAACTTTGGAATCTCAG GCCATGAGCGCTCTAGATGACAAGTCCAAAGCAGAGAGGGCCTTGAAAGACCTTCAAAAAAGTCAAGGAGATCATCAG GAGATCGCAAATCTGGAAGGCACAGTTGCAGCAATGCAGGCTGACTTTGAAAAGACCCTGAATGCCAACGTTGCTTCTCAAAAAGACCTGCAGGACAGCCTGGTATCCGCTAAACATGACCTGCTTCGTGTCCAGGAGCAACTTTCCCTTGCTGAGAAG GAACTGGAAAAGAAATTTCAGCAGACGGCTGCATACCGCAACATGAAGGAGATTCTCACTAAAAAGAATGAACAGATTAAAGATCTGAGAAAGAGACTACAAAG GTATGAATCAGATGAGTGA
- the lztfl1 gene encoding leucine zipper transcription factor-like protein 1 isoform X1, producing the protein MLDPNVNALYLILETFIFTPCHDKTPHYPAVMADFGFNEHHQNEVINYMRFARSKRTLRLKTIDSCFQDLKDSRLIEETYTVDEVSDMLDGLQVLVRGEVEMELINTAHTNVLLLRQLFSQAEKFYLRLQTDISELENRELLEQVAEFEKTDFKPNSKVNQESSKPKLAPLNEGGVSELLQKEISRLQEDNDKLKARLRTLESQAMSALDDKSKAERALKDLQKSQGDHQFAMCAQEIANLEGTVAAMQADFEKTLNANVASQKDLQDSLVSAKHDLLRVQEQLSLAEKELEKKFQQTAAYRNMKEILTKKNEQIKDLRKRLQRYESDE; encoded by the exons ATGCTCGATCCTAATGTTAACGCACTATATTTAATTCTAGAAACGTTTATTTTTACTCCTTGTCACGATAAAACTCCGCATTACCCTGCTGTAATG GCTGATTTTGGGTTTAATGAGCACCATCAGAACGAGGTGATAAACTACATGCGGTTTGCCCGCTCTAAACGGACCTTGAGACTGAAGACAATTGACTCCTGTTTCCAAGACTTGAAGGACAGTAG GCTCATAGAGGAAACTTATACGGTGGATGAGGTGTCTGACATGCTTGACGGGCTGCAGGTGCTGGTGCGTGGAGAAGTGGAGATGGAACTCATAAACACAGCTCACACTAATGTGCTTCTGCTGCGACAACTCTTTTCCCAGGCGGAGAAATTCTATCTGAGACTGCAAACAGACATTTCTGAGCTGGAGAACAG AGAGTTACTGGAGCAAGTAGCTGAGTTTGAGAAGACTGATTTCAAACCCAACAGCAAG GTAAATCAGGAGTCCAGTAAGCCAAAATTAGCACCGCTGAATGAAGGAGGTGTTTCTGAACTACTccagaag gaGATTTCCAGACTACAAGAGGACAATGACAAATTGAAAGCTAGACTCAGAACTTTGGAATCTCAG GCCATGAGCGCTCTAGATGACAAGTCCAAAGCAGAGAGGGCCTTGAAAGACCTTCAAAAAAGTCAAGGAGATCATCAG TTTGCAATGTGTGCTCAGGAGATCGCAAATCTGGAAGGCACAGTTGCAGCAATGCAGGCTGACTTTGAAAAGACCCTGAATGCCAACGTTGCTTCTCAAAAAGACCTGCAGGACAGCCTGGTATCCGCTAAACATGACCTGCTTCGTGTCCAGGAGCAACTTTCCCTTGCTGAGAAG GAACTGGAAAAGAAATTTCAGCAGACGGCTGCATACCGCAACATGAAGGAGATTCTCACTAAAAAGAATGAACAGATTAAAGATCTGAGAAAGAGACTACAAAG GTATGAATCAGATGAGTGA
- the lztfl1 gene encoding leucine zipper transcription factor-like protein 1 isoform X3: MRFARSKRTLRLKTIDSCFQDLKDSRLIEETYTVDEVSDMLDGLQVLVRGEVEMELINTAHTNVLLLRQLFSQAEKFYLRLQTDISELENRELLEQVAEFEKTDFKPNSKVNQESSKPKLAPLNEGGVSELLQKEISRLQEDNDKLKARLRTLESQAMSALDDKSKAERALKDLQKSQGDHQFAMCAQEIANLEGTVAAMQADFEKTLNANVASQKDLQDSLVSAKHDLLRVQEQLSLAEKELEKKFQQTAAYRNMKEILTKKNEQIKDLRKRLQRYESDE, from the exons ATGCGGTTTGCCCGCTCTAAACGGACCTTGAGACTGAAGACAATTGACTCCTGTTTCCAAGACTTGAAGGACAGTAG GCTCATAGAGGAAACTTATACGGTGGATGAGGTGTCTGACATGCTTGACGGGCTGCAGGTGCTGGTGCGTGGAGAAGTGGAGATGGAACTCATAAACACAGCTCACACTAATGTGCTTCTGCTGCGACAACTCTTTTCCCAGGCGGAGAAATTCTATCTGAGACTGCAAACAGACATTTCTGAGCTGGAGAACAG AGAGTTACTGGAGCAAGTAGCTGAGTTTGAGAAGACTGATTTCAAACCCAACAGCAAG GTAAATCAGGAGTCCAGTAAGCCAAAATTAGCACCGCTGAATGAAGGAGGTGTTTCTGAACTACTccagaag gaGATTTCCAGACTACAAGAGGACAATGACAAATTGAAAGCTAGACTCAGAACTTTGGAATCTCAG GCCATGAGCGCTCTAGATGACAAGTCCAAAGCAGAGAGGGCCTTGAAAGACCTTCAAAAAAGTCAAGGAGATCATCAG TTTGCAATGTGTGCTCAGGAGATCGCAAATCTGGAAGGCACAGTTGCAGCAATGCAGGCTGACTTTGAAAAGACCCTGAATGCCAACGTTGCTTCTCAAAAAGACCTGCAGGACAGCCTGGTATCCGCTAAACATGACCTGCTTCGTGTCCAGGAGCAACTTTCCCTTGCTGAGAAG GAACTGGAAAAGAAATTTCAGCAGACGGCTGCATACCGCAACATGAAGGAGATTCTCACTAAAAAGAATGAACAGATTAAAGATCTGAGAAAGAGACTACAAAG GTATGAATCAGATGAGTGA